A region of the Roseobacter denitrificans OCh 114 genome:
AGGGGTGAAAACTCTGTTGCTGCCCATTGCGGTCCTGAGCTTGCTGCGCCATTTATAGCGCCTGATGAAATACCTGAGGCATCGTGCAGTACCCAACGCATTGACATCTTTGATGTCAGGCACCGTTGGGTGATCCAGGTTTTTCGCACAACGCATTAAGCGGCATAAACGCAAGGAGCTGCCATGAAAATCGCCTTCCAGATGGATCCAATTGATGCGGTTGACATCAACGCAGACAGCTCGTTCCGCCTTGCCGAAGAGGCGCAGGCGCGCGGCCATACCCTGTTTTTCTATACGCCCGATCATCTGGCCTATCAGGAAGGGCGCATCACCGCCAAGGGACAGGACCTGCAGGTCCAGCGCGTGCAGGGCGCACATGCAACGCTGGGTGCCATGCGCGAGGTGAACCTCGCGGAATTCGATGTGGTCTGGCTGCGGCAGGACCCGCCTTTTGACATGCATTACATTACATCGACCCACCTGCTGGATCGTTTGGCCAGCACGACGCTGGTGGTGAATGACCCGTTCTGGGTGCGCAACTATCCCGAAAAACTGTTGGTGCTGGATTTCCCGGACCTGACCCCGCCGACCACGATCGCGCGCGATCTGGACACGATCAAGGCTTTCAAGGCAAAGCACGGCGATGTCATTCTCAAACCGCTCTACGGGAACGGCGGTGCGGGCGTTTTCCGTCTGGATGCGAACGACCGGAACCTCACGTCGTTGCACGAGCTTTTTACCGGATTTTCGCGCGAACCGTTGATTGTGCAGAAATTCCTGCCGGATGTCTCAAACGGGGACAAACGCGTGATCCTCGTCGATGGAGAACCGGTTGGGGCCATCAACCGTGTGCCCGCCGCTGGTGAGACGCGTTCCAACATGCATGTGGGCGGGCGTCCTGAAAAGGTGGGACTGAGCGCGCGTGACAAGGAAATATGCGCCGCCATCGGCCCGCTTTTGAAGGAAAAGGGGCAGGTCTTCGTCGGCATAGACGTGATCGGCGACTACCTGACCGAGATTAATGTGACGTCCCCCACGGGCATTCAGGAACTTGAACGATTTGATCAGGTGAACATCGCGGCACACATCTGGCAGGCCATTGAAGACAGGGCAGCGGCGCGCTGACCCTCTAGGCATTGATGCGGTAGCTGATCGCCTCAGCCACATGTGGCTTGCGCACGCCTTCCGAATGATCGAGATCGGCAATCGTGCGCGCCACCCGCATGACCCGGTGATACCCGCGCGCGGACATCCGGAACTTCTCGGCAGCGCGCAGCAACAGATCGCGTCCTTCCGCATCCGGCGCTGCGATTTCTTCCAGCGCTTCGCCCTCGATATCCGCGTTGGAGCGGATGCCGTCATGGGTCGCAAAACGCGCGGACTGTCGTTCACATGCGCCCGCCACCCGCTGGGCGACCGTCTCGGAAGTATCGCCATTGGCGGGCAAATCGAGGTCTTCATAGCTTACAGGCGGCACATCAACGCGCAGATCAAACCGGTCGAGCAAGGGTCCAGATATGCGCCCCATGTAGTCCTCGCCGCAGGTCGGCACACGGGCGCAGGCGCGTTCGGCATCTGTCATATAGCCGCATTTGCACGGGTTTGCCGCAGCGATCAGCATGAATTTGCAGGGGTATTTCACATGCGCATTGGCGCGTGATACCATGATGTTGCCGGTCTCAAGCGGCTGGCGCAGGGTTTCGAGCACATTGCGCGGGAATTCGGGCAATTCATCCATGAATAAAACCCCGTTGTGTGCCAGTGACACCTCGCCCGGTTTCGCAAGGCGTCCGCCACCGATGATCGCCGCCGTTGATGAGGTGTGATGCGGATCGCGAAACGGGCGTTGACGCGAAATACCGCCCTCGTCCAACAAGCCGGCAATCGAATGGATAATGGAGGTTTCCAGCGCTTCCTGTGCGCTCAGCGGGGGCAAAATACCGGGTAAACGCCGCGACAGCATGGATTTTCCCGATCCCGGCGGGCCAACCATCAGCATATGATGTCGCCCGGCGGCAGCGATTTCCAGCGCGCGTTTTGCACGTTCCTGACCGCGCACGTCGCGCAACTCGAGCGTCTTTTCCGGTGTGATCACTTCGCCGGGGTGGGAATCCGTGATCAGGTTCTGCCCGGTAAAATGGCGCACAACATCGCCCAGTGATCTGGCGGCGATGACCCGCGCACCACTGACCCAAGCCGCTTCTTTGCCGCACTCGGCAGGGCAAAGCAGGATGTTTTCCTCCTCGGCGGCGGTCATCGCCGCGGGCAAAGCACCCGTGACCGGCACCAGTTTGCCGTCCAGTGACAGCTCGCCCAAAGAGACGACGGACAGGATCACGTCATGGGGAATGATGCTCAACTCCGCCAAAAGCGCCAGGGCGATGGGCAGATCGAAATGCCCACCTTCCTTCGGCAGATCGGCAGGGCTGAGGTTAATGGTGACCTTTTTGGAAGGGAAGGCGATGGCCATGCTCGCCAGCGCCGCGCGCACACGTTCCTTGGCTTCTGAGACCGCCTTGTCCGGCAGCCCCACGATGCTGAAACCCGGCAGACCCGGCGCCAGCGCACATTGAACTTCGACGGGGCAGGCTTCGACGCCGCGAAAAGCAACTGAATAGGTAAGCGACACAGATATCCCCGAGGTTGGCGTGTTATGGTTAACGGCTACGTCAGGTGTGTTTACGAAAGGTTAAAGGCTCGTCGTGTTTTTAGCTTACGGGCCAGGGTTTTGTGCCGGTGCCCGCGGGGTAGGGAAATGGATCATAGGTGATTTTAAGCCCGTCCGACCGCCAGGCGCGAAAAGCCGGATCACGCAGGGTGCGCATGCAATAGTCCAGCGCCT
Encoded here:
- the gshB gene encoding glutathione synthase, translated to MKIAFQMDPIDAVDINADSSFRLAEEAQARGHTLFFYTPDHLAYQEGRITAKGQDLQVQRVQGAHATLGAMREVNLAEFDVVWLRQDPPFDMHYITSTHLLDRLASTTLVVNDPFWVRNYPEKLLVLDFPDLTPPTTIARDLDTIKAFKAKHGDVILKPLYGNGGAGVFRLDANDRNLTSLHELFTGFSREPLIVQKFLPDVSNGDKRVILVDGEPVGAINRVPAAGETRSNMHVGGRPEKVGLSARDKEICAAIGPLLKEKGQVFVGIDVIGDYLTEINVTSPTGIQELERFDQVNIAAHIWQAIEDRAAAR
- a CDS encoding YifB family Mg chelatase-like AAA ATPase; translated protein: MSLTYSVAFRGVEACPVEVQCALAPGLPGFSIVGLPDKAVSEAKERVRAALASMAIAFPSKKVTINLSPADLPKEGGHFDLPIALALLAELSIIPHDVILSVVSLGELSLDGKLVPVTGALPAAMTAAEEENILLCPAECGKEAAWVSGARVIAARSLGDVVRHFTGQNLITDSHPGEVITPEKTLELRDVRGQERAKRALEIAAAGRHHMLMVGPPGSGKSMLSRRLPGILPPLSAQEALETSIIHSIAGLLDEGGISRQRPFRDPHHTSSTAAIIGGGRLAKPGEVSLAHNGVLFMDELPEFPRNVLETLRQPLETGNIMVSRANAHVKYPCKFMLIAAANPCKCGYMTDAERACARVPTCGEDYMGRISGPLLDRFDLRVDVPPVSYEDLDLPANGDTSETVAQRVAGACERQSARFATHDGIRSNADIEGEALEEIAAPDAEGRDLLLRAAEKFRMSARGYHRVMRVARTIADLDHSEGVRKPHVAEAISYRINA